In the Anaerolineae bacterium genome, one interval contains:
- a CDS encoding transketolase has protein sequence MNYENALKEVVLNDDRYIVLTAENRAAIRNLPQALGERFIDTGITEQTMVGMAAGLALRGRIPILHALATFLTMRAFEFIRTDVGIGNLSVKLVGGVPGFLSEANGPTHQALEDVALMRGIPNMGVFCPADEEDLVIGLPQVLSIRQPFYIRHTSQPAIIKHNPSFTIGEAEIISGGADVTMLVYGMLFQQAFETKRLLEAEGISVRLINLRTVKPIDEVAILRAARETQLLVTLEDHFLTGGLFSIVSEILTRHELSARVLPLALQNRWFKPALLPQALDYEGFTAPQLTERILQKFYQVLPRKPESALLPVGV, from the coding sequence ATGAATTACGAAAACGCCCTCAAAGAAGTTGTACTGAATGACGATCGCTACATCGTACTGACGGCCGAAAATCGCGCCGCCATCCGCAACCTACCCCAGGCCCTGGGCGAACGTTTTATTGATACCGGCATTACCGAACAAACGATGGTAGGTATGGCCGCCGGGCTGGCCCTGCGGGGACGCATTCCGATACTCCACGCCCTGGCTACATTTTTGACCATGCGCGCGTTTGAATTTATCCGCACCGATGTGGGTATCGGCAATTTATCGGTCAAACTGGTTGGCGGGGTGCCGGGCTTTTTATCCGAGGCCAACGGTCCCACCCACCAGGCATTGGAAGATGTGGCCCTCATGCGCGGTATCCCTAATATGGGCGTCTTTTGCCCGGCCGATGAGGAGGATTTGGTAATTGGCCTGCCGCAAGTTCTCAGTATCCGCCAGCCGTTTTATATCCGGCATACCAGCCAACCGGCCATCATCAAACATAATCCCTCCTTTACCATCGGCGAGGCCGAGATTATTTCGGGCGGCGCCGATGTGACGATGCTGGTTTACGGGATGTTGTTTCAGCAGGCTTTCGAAACCAAACGCTTGCTGGAAGCGGAGGGAATCTCGGTACGCCTGATCAATCTACGCACGGTCAAGCCCATTGACGAAGTTGCTATTTTGCGGGCGGCCCGCGAAACACAACTGCTGGTGACGCTGGAAGACCATTTTCTCACCGGCGGGCTGTTTTCTATTGTCAGCGAAATCTTGACCCGGCACGAGTTATCAGCCAGAGTACTGCCCCTGGCCTTGCAAAATCGCTGGTTTAAGCCTGCGCTTTTGCCCCAGGCGCTGGATTACGAAGGTTTCACCGCGCCCCAACTTACGGAGAGAATTTTACAAAAATTCTACCAGGTTTTACCCCGCAAACCGGAGTCGGCGTTATTGCCGGTTGGCGTGTAG